A segment of the Haemorhous mexicanus isolate bHaeMex1 chromosome 3, bHaeMex1.pri, whole genome shotgun sequence genome:
CTGTCCCTACAGCACTTGGATGCACCTTCAGTGCTTCTACGAGTGGGAAAGCAGCATCCTCGTCCAGTTCAATTGCAttggcagagccaggagctggaacGAAAAGCAGTGTCGCCAAAACATGTGGACCAAGAAGGGATACGACCTGGCTTTTCGGTTTTGCTCCTGTCGGTGCGGGCAGGGTCACTTGAAGAAGGACACAGACTGGTACCAGGTGAAGCGAATGCAGgatgacaagaagaagaaatcaGTGTTGGAGAAGAGTACGGGAAGGTCCATGACAGAGTCAGCAGAGGAGGCCAAAAAAGGCAGGCCGGCCAACAAGCCGCAGAAAGGCTTGAGTAACGACCTCCAGCGAAGGCACTCCATGGACAGGCAGAACTCCCAGGAGAAGGGTGTCATGGGTGGCAGCTACGCCGTTCGCTCGCCTTGTGTGTCTCCTGGCCAGTCCCCTCCCACCGGCTACTCCATCCTCGCCCCCACGCACTTCAGCGGCCCTCGTTCCTCGCGGTACCTGGGAGAGTTCCTGAAGAATGCCATTCACCTGGAGCCCCACAAGAAGAACATGGCTGGGGGGGGCATGTACAGGAATGCACATTTTGATTACGGGGCAGCTGGCTTGCAAGCACATAGATCAGGACACTTCGATACCCCCGTGCAGTTCCTGAGAAGGCTCGATCTGTCCGAGCTGCTCACTCACATCCCCAGGCACAAATTGAATACTTTCCACGTGCGGATGGAAGACGATGCCCAGGTGGGCCAAGGGGAGGACCTTCGGAAGTTCATCCTTGCTGCTCTCAGTGCCAGCCACAGGAACGTTGTAAactgtgctctgtgccacagggcGCTGCCAGTGTTTGAACAGTTTCCGCTGGTGGACGGGACCCTGTTCCTTAGCCCATCGAGACATGATGAGATTGAATATGATGTTCCCTGTCACCTTCAAGGTACAGGTTGTCTGTCAGTCATGCTAGGTTTCATTAAATGATGGAACTGCTttctgtgccctgtccctgccattaCAGGTTTTCATCCCGGTTCCG
Coding sequences within it:
- the HECA gene encoding headcase protein homolog; its protein translation is MPNQKGGKGKKNKRANSSGDEQENGAAAGGGAAAAAGGGAAGGGGAGAAAAGGGGGAGGGAGGAAAAGGSAPGDVKSEAPCATPLICSFGRPVDLEKDDYQKVICNNEHCPYSTWMHLQCFYEWESSILVQFNCIGRARSWNEKQCRQNMWTKKGYDLAFRFCSCRCGQGHLKKDTDWYQVKRMQDDKKKKSVLEKSTGRSMTESAEEAKKGRPANKPQKGLSNDLQRRHSMDRQNSQEKGVMGGSYAVRSPCVSPGQSPPTGYSILAPTHFSGPRSSRYLGEFLKNAIHLEPHKKNMAGGGMYRNAHFDYGAAGLQAHRSGHFDTPVQFLRRLDLSELLTHIPRHKLNTFHVRMEDDAQVGQGEDLRKFILAALSASHRNVVNCALCHRALPVFEQFPLVDGTLFLSPSRHDEIEYDVPCHLQGRLMHLYAVCVDCLEGVHKIICIKCKSRWDGSWHQLGTMYTYDILAASPCCQARLNCKHCGKPVIDVRIGMQYFSEYSNVQQCPHCGNLDYHFVKPFSSFKVLEAY